A DNA window from Insulibacter thermoxylanivorax contains the following coding sequences:
- a CDS encoding tRNA (adenine(22)-N(1))-methyltransferase, whose product MIKLSKRLSAIASLVPPGSVLADIGTDHALLPVYLVQQGIIPRAVAGELNAGPFEAARQQVTRRNLDDRISVRRGDGLSILEPGEAETVTIAGMGGGLIVDILSAGLERLRGVRTLILQPNVAEDAVRRWLIDHDYVLTDELIIEEDGIAYVILYALHEQATERTNAEVYKTRLLTGGFEATEEDLVRFGPYLLERMDESFIRRWREEKDNLLRIKQRIETSAESPEAKQRLAAIEQEIQRITEVLKCSHMDRPSSR is encoded by the coding sequence ATGATAAAACTATCCAAAAGACTATCAGCAATTGCTTCTCTTGTGCCGCCAGGCAGCGTACTTGCTGATATCGGCACCGATCATGCCCTGCTGCCGGTTTATCTCGTGCAGCAGGGCATCATTCCGCGCGCGGTTGCCGGCGAACTCAATGCCGGCCCCTTCGAAGCGGCGCGGCAGCAGGTCACAAGAAGAAATCTTGACGATCGGATCTCCGTGCGCAGAGGGGACGGATTGAGCATCCTTGAACCGGGAGAAGCAGAAACGGTAACGATCGCCGGCATGGGCGGCGGTCTGATCGTCGATATCTTAAGCGCAGGTTTGGAACGGCTGAGGGGTGTCCGGACCTTAATCCTGCAGCCGAACGTAGCGGAGGATGCCGTGCGGCGTTGGCTGATCGACCATGACTATGTGCTGACTGATGAGTTGATCATCGAAGAAGACGGCATCGCCTATGTCATCTTATATGCGCTTCATGAGCAAGCAACAGAACGCACGAATGCAGAAGTCTATAAGACGCGCCTGCTGACAGGCGGCTTCGAAGCGACGGAAGAGGATCTCGTCCGCTTCGGTCCGTATCTGTTGGAGCGGATGGACGAGTCCTTCATCCGCCGCTGGCGCGAAGAGAAGGATAATTTGCTTAGAATCAAGCAGCGAATCGAAACTTCGGCCGAATCTCCTGAGGCGAAGCAGCGCCTTGCGGCCATCGAGCAGGAAATCCAAAGAATCACGGAGGTGTTGAAATGTTCGCACATGGACAGACCGTCATCCAGATGA
- the dnaG gene encoding DNA primase — protein sequence MNRIPEEVITAVLSHTNIVDVVSKHVHLTKQGKYMRGLCPFHSEKTPSFTVTPEKQIFHCYGCGKGGGVFKFVMEIEGVSFPEAVRMLAEDAGIPITWELRPRERDEHAEEKQQLYNAHELASRWFHHVLMSTEQGRPALEYLRSRGFSDKLISTFQIGYAPQMWDALTTFLQKREFALPLMEKGGLVAFHEERNQYYDRFRDRIMFPLHDEQGRIVGFAGRAIGDIQPKYLNTSETPIFHKSRLLYQFHEAKSTIRKNNQIVLFEGYVDLIKAWEAGVHNGVASMGTALTEEHVKLIRRYASRVVICYDGDDAGIEAAYKSLLLLERAGLAVNVVMLPDRMDPDEYITKYGGECFRHEVMHGAMSAVRFKLLYLKRNFSLHSEDGKLRYIRSALRIVAALRSPVEREYYLKELAEEYNFSLDTLKQELYALLRSSQKLPPNGDNIGKPWNNGMNNRREEVTRPALRPAYYNAERNLLAAMLQDAEIAHLVQERLGDAFNVEAHAALAAYIYRYYTEHDTLEMPSFLVTLQDDELERLATSLSMEDAAAVMNERALEDHISQIKKAPMQQAIEHKKEQLQRAERSGDVATAVQIAEEIITLEKKLKDMQL from the coding sequence ATGAACAGGATTCCGGAAGAAGTCATCACAGCCGTCCTTAGTCACACCAACATTGTAGATGTCGTATCTAAGCACGTTCATTTAACGAAACAGGGCAAGTATATGAGAGGACTGTGCCCTTTTCACTCCGAGAAGACACCATCATTTACCGTAACACCGGAAAAGCAGATCTTCCATTGTTACGGATGCGGCAAGGGCGGTGGTGTCTTCAAGTTCGTGATGGAGATCGAAGGAGTGTCATTCCCTGAAGCAGTCAGGATGTTAGCTGAAGATGCAGGGATCCCCATCACATGGGAACTGCGGCCGCGCGAGCGGGATGAACATGCTGAGGAGAAACAGCAGTTATACAATGCCCACGAGTTAGCCAGCCGCTGGTTTCATCATGTGTTGATGAGCACCGAACAAGGCAGACCAGCACTAGAATATCTTCGCAGCAGAGGCTTCAGCGACAAGCTGATCAGCACCTTCCAGATTGGATACGCACCGCAGATGTGGGACGCGTTGACAACATTCCTGCAGAAGCGAGAGTTTGCTCTCCCTCTTATGGAAAAGGGCGGATTAGTTGCTTTTCACGAAGAGCGAAATCAATATTATGATCGGTTTCGCGACCGCATCATGTTTCCGCTGCATGATGAACAGGGGCGAATCGTAGGATTCGCAGGAAGAGCAATTGGGGATATCCAACCGAAATATCTCAACACCTCAGAAACGCCCATCTTCCACAAGAGCCGCTTATTATACCAATTCCACGAAGCTAAGAGCACCATACGCAAGAACAACCAAATCGTGCTTTTCGAAGGGTATGTTGATCTGATCAAAGCATGGGAAGCTGGCGTGCACAACGGTGTCGCCAGTATGGGCACCGCGTTGACGGAAGAACATGTGAAATTGATCCGTCGATATGCTTCACGTGTCGTCATCTGTTATGACGGTGATGATGCGGGCATTGAGGCCGCGTATAAAAGCCTGTTGCTGCTTGAGCGGGCGGGGCTTGCCGTGAATGTGGTGATGCTTCCCGATCGCATGGACCCGGATGAATACATCACTAAGTATGGCGGGGAATGTTTCCGCCATGAAGTGATGCATGGGGCTATGTCCGCTGTTCGCTTCAAACTGCTGTATCTAAAGCGCAACTTCAGCTTGCACAGCGAAGACGGGAAGCTGCGGTATATCCGATCGGCATTGAGGATTGTCGCTGCCTTGCGCTCGCCTGTGGAACGGGAATATTATCTCAAGGAGTTGGCCGAAGAGTACAACTTCTCCCTAGACACGCTTAAACAGGAGCTGTACGCACTGCTGCGCTCTTCGCAAAAATTGCCGCCAAACGGGGATAATATAGGAAAACCGTGGAATAATGGTATGAATAACAGGAGAGAAGAGGTTACACGTCCGGCATTGCGTCCAGCATATTATAATGCAGAACGCAATCTATTAGCTGCTATGCTGCAGGATGCAGAGATCGCTCATCTGGTCCAAGAACGATTAGGGGACGCCTTTAATGTCGAGGCTCACGCAGCTCTAGCTGCTTATATATATCGTTACTACACGGAACATGACACCCTGGAGATGCCATCCTTTCTGGTAACGCTGCAAGATGACGAGCTGGAACGTTTAGCAACATCACTGTCTATGGAAGACGCTGCAGCCGTGATGAATGAGCGGGCCCTGGAGGATCATATCAGTCAGATTAAGAAAGCTCCGATGCAGCAAGCGATCGAACACAAAAAAGAACAATTACAGCGTGCTGAGCGTTCCGGTGACGTCGCAACCGCAGTACAGATTGCAGAAGAGATTATCACCCTGGAGAAAAAGCTGAAAGACATGCAGCTATAA
- a CDS encoding YaiI/YqxD family protein, whose protein sequence is MKCRKPCIIVDADACPVKQEIIACASRFGVQVMMVASYAHRIAPTEGVQIIQVDASDQAADLYIANHMMRGDIIITQDFGVAALALAKGAIALSFRGQQYTEDNIDYLLASRHELSRARRGGARTKGPRAMSAQDREIFLHHLTKILQEQQENRPC, encoded by the coding sequence ATCAAATGTCGTAAGCCGTGCATCATCGTCGATGCCGATGCTTGTCCCGTTAAACAAGAGATCATCGCCTGCGCATCCAGATTCGGCGTGCAGGTGATGATGGTGGCCTCTTATGCGCACAGAATCGCGCCGACGGAAGGCGTGCAGATCATCCAGGTCGATGCATCCGACCAAGCGGCAGATCTGTACATCGCGAATCACATGATGCGCGGAGATATCATCATCACGCAGGATTTCGGCGTTGCAGCGCTCGCCTTGGCCAAAGGGGCGATCGCCCTCTCCTTCCGCGGTCAGCAATATACGGAAGACAATATCGATTATCTGTTGGCCAGCCGCCATGAGCTGAGCCGGGCGAGGCGCGGCGGCGCGCGGACGAAGGGACCGCGTGCGATGAGTGCGCAGGACAGAGAGATTTTTCTACACCATTTGACAAAAATTTTGCAAGAGCAGCAGGAAAACAGGCCTTGTTAG
- the rpoD gene encoding RNA polymerase sigma factor RpoD: MVSKQETQDTEMTLEQVKEQLIEQGKKQHALTYKDIMERLSPFDQDPDQMDEFYEQLADLGIDIVNDEDEIERLRSVDEDDVHSGEYDDYEYDDDLSLPPGVKINDPVRMYLKEIGRVPLLTAEEEIELAKRIEQGDEEAKRRLAEANLRLVVSIAKRYVGRGMLFLDLIQEGNMGLIKAVEKFDHQKGFKFSTYATWWIRQAITRAIADQARTIRIPVHMVETINKLIRVSRQLLQELGREPTPEEIAKEMDLSPEKVREIMKIAQEPVSLETPIGEEDDSHLGDFIEDSEALAPADAAAYELLKEQLEEVLETLTEREENVLRLRFGLDDGRTRTLEEVGKVFGVTRERIRQIEAKALRKLRHPSRSKRLKDFLE, encoded by the coding sequence ATGGTAAGCAAACAAGAGACACAAGATACAGAGATGACGCTTGAACAGGTTAAGGAGCAGTTGATTGAGCAGGGCAAGAAGCAACACGCTCTTACTTATAAAGACATCATGGAGCGGTTGAGCCCGTTCGATCAAGATCCCGATCAGATGGATGAGTTTTACGAACAGCTGGCGGATCTCGGCATCGATATCGTGAATGATGAGGACGAGATCGAACGCTTGCGTTCCGTGGATGAAGATGACGTTCACTCCGGAGAATATGATGATTACGAATATGATGATGATCTGTCTCTGCCGCCCGGCGTGAAGATCAACGATCCCGTAAGGATGTATCTGAAGGAGATCGGACGCGTGCCGCTTCTGACAGCAGAAGAAGAGATCGAGCTCGCCAAGCGGATCGAGCAGGGGGATGAGGAAGCAAAACGCCGTCTGGCTGAAGCGAATCTGCGCCTCGTCGTAAGCATTGCGAAGCGATATGTGGGACGGGGGATGCTCTTCCTCGACCTGATCCAAGAAGGGAATATGGGACTGATCAAAGCCGTCGAGAAATTCGACCATCAGAAAGGTTTCAAATTCAGCACTTATGCTACTTGGTGGATCAGGCAGGCGATCACGCGTGCTATTGCTGATCAGGCGCGTACGATTAGGATCCCTGTGCATATGGTGGAGACCATCAACAAGCTGATCCGCGTATCCAGGCAATTGCTACAGGAGCTGGGACGCGAACCGACGCCGGAGGAGATCGCCAAGGAGATGGATCTCAGTCCGGAGAAGGTGCGGGAGATCATGAAGATCGCACAGGAACCGGTATCCTTGGAGACGCCGATCGGCGAAGAGGATGATTCACATCTAGGTGACTTCATCGAAGATTCCGAGGCGCTGGCACCCGCAGACGCAGCAGCCTATGAACTCTTGAAGGAACAGTTGGAAGAAGTGCTCGAGACGCTGACCGAAAGAGAAGAGAACGTGCTGCGACTTCGCTTCGGACTTGATGACGGGCGCACAAGAACCCTTGAAGAAGTCGGCAAGGTCTTCGGTGTTACCCGTGAGCGTATCCGTCAGATCGAAGCGAAGGCGCTTCGCAAGCTGCGCCATCCAAGCCGCAGTAAGCGGTTGAAGGATTTTCTCGAATAA